DNA from Brevibacterium sp. 'Marine':
GGCGGACAGCGGCTGAGTCGATTACTGCGACGCTGCTGCCGGTGTCATCGACCTGCTCAACGGCCTGTTGCAGCTGAGCGTCGAGGACACGGCGGTCGGAGACGATGATGACCTTGTCGAACACCTTGTCGTTCAACCGGTCGTGCAGGCGCGCGAGGCGATGCGCCGTCCACGCGATCGTGTTCGTCTTCCCCGAACCGGCAGAGTGCTCGATGAGATACCTGCGGCCCGGACCCTCGTCGCCGATCGTGTCGACGAGCTTCTTCACCGCACGCCACTGGTGGTAGCGCGGGAACATCAGCGCCGTCGAGCGCTTGATCTTCCCCGTCGCAGGTTCCTCATCGACATCGGTCTTGAGGAACATCTGCGAACCGAGGACGGACAGGAAGTTCTCCCGCTGCAGCACCTCTTCCCACAGGTACGACGTCGCCGGCCCCGAGGGATTGGCAGGGTTGCCTGCGGCACCAGTATCGTCATGGCCGAGGTTGAACGGCAGGAAGTACGTCTTCTCCCCCGCCAGCTTCGTCGTCATGTGCACCTGGTCGTCATCGACAGCGAAGTGCACCAATGCGCGGGTGCCGAACCCCAGCAGCGGCTGGCCAGCCGGGTCGCGGTCTTTCCGGTACTGCGTGACGGCGGTGCGCCATTGCTGTTTGAAGAACGACTTCAATTCACAGGTTGCCACGGGCAGGCCGTTGACGAAGAAGACGAGATCGATCGACCGTTTGTCGCCGCGCTTTGGCGAGAAGTACACCTGCCGAGCCACGCGCAGCCGCACTTTCTCGTAGTGCTCGGTCACGGTCTTGTTCAGCGTCGTCGCTGGCTTGAACTGGCACATCCGGAAATGAGCCGTCGCCCCACGAGTGTGTGAGAACTTCCGACGCAGAGCATTGAGCGTCCCGCCGCCCGAGCTCATCGGGGTGTCCAGCCGTGTGACGAGCGTCGATAGCAGGGCTTCGCGGTCAGCCGGCTCGGTACCCATACCGGGGCGTACGACCTTCGCGTATTCGTCTGGCTGGGTCTCGCTCAGCCACCAGAACACGTCCTCGGGCCAGATCGCTCGCTCTACGTCATAGCCGTCGGCGTGAGGGCTGTAGATCCACCCGTGTTCACAGAGGTATTCGGCGATCTCGGCTTCAAGCGCTTCTTCACGGGTACCGTCTGATGACGCCATTGTCTTCACCCAGCCTTTCGTGCTGTGCGCACATCGAACTGCCCCGTAACCGCCGCGGTAATCAGCGCCGCGCGACGCTCCTTAGCTAGGGCGATGTGCTCTTCGGCCTTGGTGATGAGGGCGTCGATGCGGGAAATCTGCTGCTCTAATCGGGTAGCGATCCGGGTTTGCTCTTCGAGCGGAGGCACCGGGACGGGAAGAGCACGAATAGCCGAGACATTGATTCGGCGGAAGGTTGCCCCGATCATTGCATTCTCGATCGCGTGCCCGACCTCTGCGCTCGTCAATGCGTAACGCAAGAACTTGGGGTCAATGTTTGTTTTGCGGCGAAGTAGGACAGTCTCTTGCCCAATCGCAAAATCGCGAGTTCCGGGCGCAACTTCTGCCACAAGGCCTACTGATACGTTTCGAACGAACAAGAGATCGCCGACACGAGGGGCCCGCCCGGAAGAACGGAGATGATTGTAGAACTCCTCAGTGGTGTAATTGCAGCCGGTGAGGTCGACAGTCGCTCCCTGGCATTCACGAATACTCGCGACTGGATAACGCTCGTCGTCTACGAAGTCAGCGGTGACATGGGCACAATCTATGACGTCGACGACGCGTCTTAGTGGGTTGCGCTCAGCGACAGCGTGCACTACCTCATGGGTCACTAATGAAGACTTGCGCTCTTTCAACAGGCCGATGAACTCTTCCTGCTTCGCCACGAGCTCGTCGATCTGGGTCGTCTCCTGGTCCAAGTAGTCTGCGACGGCGCGCTGTTCGCTGAGGGGTGGTTTCAGATACCAAATGTCTCCAATCTGGCCTGCATTCAGATTGTCTTGCGTCGTGCTCCGCACATCGCGAAGGAGTTCAGGCCTCATTGCCAGCAGTACATAACGAAGGTACTGAGCATTGACGCACCTTGGATCCGGTGTAATCCCAAGCAACGCTTGATTCCACGTTGCTTGAATACCTAACAGAGAGACTTCGCCAACGCTCGCATACATGGCCAATAACAAGGTTCCGGGGTCGCCAACTGGCATGTTTCGAGATTGCATACCGGCATTAGTCAAGGCCTTATTCGTTTCGTTGATACGCTCCCGACCACTCATGTCTGCAATCGCAACAAACGGCGTCCCATCAAGCGCGCCGTAATTTGTCCAGTAGGACGCTTCATTTGTTGACGGCGTCCCGCCCGAAACCAAACGCGCGTCCCACTTAAGGCGGCCCTTCGTTCTATTTTGAGAGTCAATCAGATCCTCGTTCATCCCTCTACCTCGCGAAGCAACCCCAAGATTTCGCCGACAACGCGTTCCAAGTCGGCGTCTATCTCTTCGAGAGGCCGAGGCGGCTCGTATTCGTAGAAGTGACGGGTGAAGGGAATCTCATATCCGGTCTTCGTCTTGTCCCAGTCGATCCACGCATCGGCGATGTACGGCTTCACATCGGCGTCGAAGTACGCCTGTACAGTCTCCTCACACGCCTCATGAGTCTTGGGATGATCTCCCCATCCGAAGGGAACTTTCTCGGTGTCTCGTAGGTCAGGATTCGGCTCGAGTTCGTCCTTGTACTTGCCAGACTGAATGGCGCAGTAGTCGGCAGTTTCATCGTGGACGCCAATCGTCTGCCACAGCTTCTTCCGCTGTGCCGGTGTGAGCCGCACGCCGTGGTCACCGAGGTGGCGGCCGAGCTCCTTCTCGAATTTCTCCCGGTTGAGGTACACCTCGTCGCCGAACGCCTCAAGCGCTTCGGTGAGCCCGTCGACCTTCGCCAGCGTATTCTGCTCGGCCACAGCGCTGATCACCTCGGTCGTGCACTGGAACCGCAGCTGCAAAGGGCGTTCGACCGTGACTGTCCAGTAGGCGAAGTCGCGCTTGTTGAAGGTTTTCACCGGGACCTCAACGTCATCTTCGCTTAGCGTGCCGGCAAACGCACGGACGACGGCTTCCCGGTGTGCTTCGGGGATTTCGTTGCGCTTCGACCCGATCGACTTGCGCAGCTTCGTGCCGAGCTTGGTCGCGTCGATGAGCTGAACCGTGTCCTTGCGGTCTGCTGGCTTCGCGTTCGACAGGATCCACAGGTAGGTCGCGATGCCCGTGTTGTAGAACATGTCGTTGGGCAGTGCCACGATCGCCTCGACGAGGTCGTTCTCGAGCATGTAGCCGCGGATCTCCGACGGACCGGACCCTGCGCCACCGTTGAACAGCGGCGAGCCGTTGAGGACGATGCCGGCTTTGCCTCCGCGGCCCGTCTCGTCGACGTCGCGCATCTTCGAGGCGACGTGGAGGAGGAAGAGCATCGCTGCATCACCAACGGCGGGAAGCCCCGGAGCGAAGCGCCCCTGTCCCCCACGGGCGTGCTCGGCCTTCACTTGCGACTCGACTGCCTTCCAATCAGTGCCGAATGGAGGGTTCGACAGGACGTAGTCGAACTGACGGTCCTCGAAGCGATCGACGGTGAGAGTGTCGCCCTGACGCACGTTGGTCGGATCCTGGCCGGTGATGAGCAGATCTGCCTTGCAGATCGCGTAAGTGCGCTTGTTGATCTCCTGCCCGTACAGCGCCGTCGACGCGTCCGGGCTGAAGCTGCGCAGGTGCTCATCGGCGACGCTGAGCATGCCGCCGGTGCCGACTGTCGGGTCATAGATCGACCGAACCGTGCCACGACCACGAAGAGCATCCGCATCATCGGCATAGAGCAGATCAACCAAGAGGCGAACGACGTCACGAGGCGTGTAGAACTGACCTGCTCCCTCGTTGGCCGACTCGGCGAAGCGGTAGATGAGGTTCTCAAACAGGTCACCCATGTCGGCGTTGGACACTGCATCCGGCGACAGGTCGATACCCTCGAAGTGCTGGGTCACCTGCGAAAGCCGCTCGCGGTTGTCGAGCGTACGGATGATGTTCTCGAAGTCGAAGAATTTGAACACGTCGAGGTTCGTTGAGAACCCGCCGACATAGTCGATGAGGTTCTCCGCGAGGTTGTCGGGGTCCTGAAGCGCCTTTTTCAGCGTATAGCTGCTCGTCGTCCAGAACGACAAGCCCGGGTTGTCGGTCGTTCGGGTCTTCAGCTTCAGGTGCGTGCGCCGCTGCTGCTCCCCCTCGTAACTGGCGACGATCTCCGACATCGCTCCTCGATGCGGCTCCATGACGCATTCGAGTCGACGAAGCACCGTGAAGGGAAGAATGACAGAGCCGTACTCGGATTCGGAGTACGGGCCGCGCAGTGTGTCTGCGACACTCCACACGAAGCCTGACAGAGCTGACACGATCGAGATTTCTCCTGGTAGACGAGACAAAATGGTGAGTTGGCTCGATACTACCGGTGAGGTGTGACGCAACGACGAAATGCCCAGTAATTCCTAGATCAGACAGACATCGGTACCAGGAGCTCAAAGCGCGGAATGGCTAGATGTGGCCGGATCGTCAGCACCCATGGTCACGCGACGGCACCTGGCATCCATGCCCTGATAAGCGCAGTTACCAGAGCCCCAGCCGAACTCTTGGACTGCTGCCCCATGGTCAATGAAGTGACTGTCGATGGACATAGGAGGCTGATAAGGGGGTCATGCCGTTGGAAATGCGGGTGTCCGCGCGTGTAAGGATGTGACCCGGCAGGTGACTACTAGGCGAGATAGTCGCCCTTCATCTACGCCGACACAAACGCGCTGGCCGACGAGCTCGCCGCGCACATCAAGCGATACCCGGATCGCGAGACGGGCGCGACACCGGTGCCCGACGAATACAGTGTGCGGCACGTTCGAGAAAGTTCCACCGACTCGCTTGTAGCATCGACGAGTCACCACCAGATGGGCCGAAAAAGTCGACTAGCGTGAGGAGTCTCCTCGAGGCGAAGGACGCAGCTGCCAGAGCTGCACCCGACGTCTGCCCGTGACACAGCAGGGCTCCCACCGCATGTGCGGTGGGAGCCATTTTCGTTTTGGTTCCAGTGAGTCTCAATGCGTATTTTGCTCGGGCGGGTCAAGGTTTTAGGCGGTGGCGAGCACGTGCTATGTTTGGCTTTACAGGACGCGTGTAAATCACGTCTCCCGTGTCGCCTTCAACCCCGCTCTGCGGGGTTGTCGTGCATCTAAGGCCAGATTCTGTGACGGCCTCGGTTTAGTGCGGGCATGAGCCCAGCAATCATCCGCCGCTTCAATGTGAGAGCTTTGTCGTTCGCTTCAACGACTGCCTTCTCTCGATTCAGGATGTATGTAACGAGATCCGCTGCCTGGATACATCGGTAGTCTTTGGAATCTAGGAACTTGAAGTCGGAGTGGCAGTTCTGCAGCTTACTCGATTTGTAGCCGTAGGTGCCATTCTGTTGGGCCAAGTTCAATTGCTGGCGGTGATCCTCGGCGGTGTGATGTTCATCTGCGTGCAAATGAACAGTAGAACGGAGACGGCCAGCGTGCTCGTCGATCTTCTCAAGCAGATGCGACATTGCTACTTCTCGCGGCGGCCATGGTGTGATGTAGCGCTCGTGAAGTGCTCGGATGTCGATGCCCTCGAAATAGAACGAAGCACCCGATGCCGAAATCGCTTCAAGAGCTCTAACGTAAATGTTGCCTACCATGCGAATTGGAACCTTCTTCCACTTACCCCGTCCCTGCATCATTTCGTAACCGTGAAATTCGGCGGCCGCGTCGACTACCTTGTGGGCATTCGAAAACTCTGCGAGGAGTGAGTCTAAAGCGGTCTCGATAAGCTCTACTTGTCGGTCAGTTGCCAGAAGTGCACCAAGGAAGTAGTACTCGCCGCCCTGTTCTGACTCGTCAATGAATGCCGACAACCGAGGCAGAAGGGTTGGTGCCTCTTGCAGCCCGTGAACCCCTTGGGGAGCATTTTCTGTAGCCGCAGCCTCCTCGGCGAACGAAGCCAGCAGAGCCTCGGAGCTGCTGACAACGCTGGTTAGCGCGAGTACTTCTGCGTCCGTGAACTCTGGTGTTGCGTCACTGGAAGATGGCACCGCTACCTCAAACTAGAAGAACTGTCGGTCGTCAACTGAACTCTAAGCCCTAATTGTCAGCTCTATTTCTCATCCTGGTTTGTGCAACAAGGAGCTCCTGTTGGTGAAAGGTGGGACCAGGGGTAACAAGGTGGAATCGGGTGCAATCCGGCAGTGGTGTTGAGTGAATTTTGTTATACGAACGTTACGGTGACTGCTGTGAAATTTGCGATGCATAATCGAACACATAGCTGAGGACTACGCACCGCTACCTGGAGCTACTGGCAGACAATCCATAACGCGGTCGGTGCCCGCGGCTCTTACCGGGACTGTCCAGTGGTGTTGGTGCGGGCTCGACTCGTGTTCGAGCGGGGTGGTGAAGTGTGGATCGACGGGACAACGACAAAGCTCGGTTTCGATGGTGCGATTTTCGTGCAGCTCAACGACCGACGTCTGAAGACGGCTGGCGTGTGGTTGTCGCCGATTGTTGCGTGGTGGCCGGGGAAGCAATAGCTTCTCGCGAAGCCACCTGCGCGTTGTGATTTCTGCCCCTTTGCATGACACTTCTTCTATGGAGAACGAAGACGGCATCAACCAGGACCAGCCTTCCTGTTTCGTAATTTCCCCTATAGGGTCGAAAGGCTCAACCGTTCGGGAAGACGCCGACACGGTGCTGAAGCATCTCATTCGAAAATCTCTCGAACCCAAATTTCAGGTGATTCGAGGTGACGAAGACACCAACCCTGGATCTATTACTTCGCGAATCGTAGCCTCGATCTTGGAAGCTGATCTTATTGTCGCCGATCTATCAGGGCACAACGCGAATGTCTTCTACGAGGTGGCTATCGCCCACGGTTACCGGAAGGCGATTGTTCACATCGAGCGGGATGGAGAAAAGCCGCCCTTTGACCTTCAGGATATGCGCCTGGTGACCTACGACACGACGAAGCCGGACAGCTTGGACGAAGCTCGAGCGACTCTAGCAAAGTATGCCGAGGCGGCGATGTCGAGACCCAATGACGCTTTAACCCCTCTTTCGCACTCGCAGCAATTCCTTGCGTACTCTAAGAGCGAGAACCCGATTGAAAACAGTATGGCCGTTCTGCTGGGGGAAGTCCGAGAACTGCGATCAGAAATCCGTGGGCCTGGAACGCAGTTCGACCGGAGGGAAACTGTCGAAGCAGATCGACGACAGTTGGCGACGATCTTGTCACGAATTGTAGACCGTGGTGCGATCGAACTCTCTGACCTGCAGGGCGCGATTGATCTTGAAACTAGCCAGAAGTTCGATGATTGGGTGAAGCAACTTGCGCAGGCAACGTCTCGTGGCGGGAACAACGAAGCTGTCGAAAGCGTGGTTTACAGCTCGGGAATACTCGAAACAACGGTCGGAGAGGCCGCGACATGGGCGAAAAATCGTTGATTCAGGGAGACACTATTTGGGAGCTTCTTGGGTCAGAATGCTATGGCATATGCCACGGCTGACCACGATTAATAGGGTGCAGTTCGCGTAAAAGCACGAAGATTCGCCAGTCATTCTCGGGGAGTACGAGCGGGTGACTGTAGACCCTATTCACGAACGAGATCGACCAACATCGAACAGTTCACAACCGTTAACCCACCTTGCCGATCTCTTCATTGTTGGCCCGTGTCGGTAGCCCGATTCCAGGCGATGATACCCGCATCACCTCGCCGTGCCCCGCAGCTTCAAGCATCGCGCAACTACGCACTCCCCCATTAGCCAGTCGAAGTTCTCGCCGTCAACATTTCC
Protein-coding regions in this window:
- a CDS encoding restriction endonuclease subunit S yields the protein MNEDLIDSQNRTKGRLKWDARLVSGGTPSTNEASYWTNYGALDGTPFVAIADMSGRERINETNKALTNAGMQSRNMPVGDPGTLLLAMYASVGEVSLLGIQATWNQALLGITPDPRCVNAQYLRYVLLAMRPELLRDVRSTTQDNLNAGQIGDIWYLKPPLSEQRAVADYLDQETTQIDELVAKQEEFIGLLKERKSSLVTHEVVHAVAERNPLRRVVDVIDCAHVTADFVDDERYPVASIRECQGATVDLTGCNYTTEEFYNHLRSSGRAPRVGDLLFVRNVSVGLVAEVAPGTRDFAIGQETVLLRRKTNIDPKFLRYALTSAEVGHAIENAMIGATFRRINVSAIRALPVPVPPLEEQTRIATRLEQQISRIDALITKAEEHIALAKERRAALITAAVTGQFDVRTARKAG
- a CDS encoding class I SAM-dependent DNA methyltransferase; its protein translation is MRHTSPVVSSQLTILSRLPGEISIVSALSGFVWSVADTLRGPYSESEYGSVILPFTVLRRLECVMEPHRGAMSEIVASYEGEQQRRTHLKLKTRTTDNPGLSFWTTSSYTLKKALQDPDNLAENLIDYVGGFSTNLDVFKFFDFENIIRTLDNRERLSQVTQHFEGIDLSPDAVSNADMGDLFENLIYRFAESANEGAGQFYTPRDVVRLLVDLLYADDADALRGRGTVRSIYDPTVGTGGMLSVADEHLRSFSPDASTALYGQEINKRTYAICKADLLITGQDPTNVRQGDTLTVDRFEDRQFDYVLSNPPFGTDWKAVESQVKAEHARGGQGRFAPGLPAVGDAAMLFLLHVASKMRDVDETGRGGKAGIVLNGSPLFNGGAGSGPSEIRGYMLENDLVEAIVALPNDMFYNTGIATYLWILSNAKPADRKDTVQLIDATKLGTKLRKSIGSKRNEIPEAHREAVVRAFAGTLSEDDVEVPVKTFNKRDFAYWTVTVERPLQLRFQCTTEVISAVAEQNTLAKVDGLTEALEAFGDEVYLNREKFEKELGRHLGDHGVRLTPAQRKKLWQTIGVHDETADYCAIQSGKYKDELEPNPDLRDTEKVPFGWGDHPKTHEACEETVQAYFDADVKPYIADAWIDWDKTKTGYEIPFTRHFYEYEPPRPLEEIDADLERVVGEILGLLREVEG
- a CDS encoding DUF3800 domain-containing protein; translation: MPSSSDATPEFTDAEVLALTSVVSSSEALLASFAEEAAATENAPQGVHGLQEAPTLLPRLSAFIDESEQGGEYYFLGALLATDRQVELIETALDSLLAEFSNAHKVVDAAAEFHGYEMMQGRGKWKKVPIRMVGNIYVRALEAISASGASFYFEGIDIRALHERYITPWPPREVAMSHLLEKIDEHAGRLRSTVHLHADEHHTAEDHRQQLNLAQQNGTYGYKSSKLQNCHSDFKFLDSKDYRCIQAADLVTYILNREKAVVEANDKALTLKRRMIAGLMPALNRGRHRIWP